A single genomic interval of Streptomyces sp. BA2 harbors:
- a CDS encoding TylF/MycF/NovP-related O-methyltransferase, which translates to MAWRRAVNGALKQLTGYQLTRKPMPVQRAAAAPAPKPAPASKPKPKPKALNLPADYDDEAKEIIRAVKPYTMTSPERLNAFILATRHVVRHGIPGDIVECGVWRGGSMQACAKALLAAGETERDLYLFDTYEGMTPPTEEDLRLDGKSAAELLETQGKDRPIWAVASLDDVKSGFEKVPYPKERVHYVQGMVEETVPREAPERISVLRLDTDWYASTKHELEHLYPRLASGGVLLIDDYGYWQGSRQAVDEFMDKTGERLLLLRMDEGRIAVKP; encoded by the coding sequence ATGGCATGGCGACGCGCTGTGAATGGCGCACTGAAGCAACTGACCGGATACCAGCTGACGCGCAAGCCGATGCCGGTCCAGCGCGCGGCGGCGGCCCCCGCGCCGAAGCCCGCCCCGGCATCGAAGCCGAAGCCCAAGCCCAAGGCGCTGAACCTCCCCGCCGACTACGACGACGAGGCGAAGGAGATCATCCGTGCGGTGAAGCCGTACACGATGACCTCTCCCGAACGGCTGAACGCCTTCATCCTGGCGACCCGGCACGTCGTCCGGCACGGCATCCCCGGCGACATCGTCGAGTGCGGTGTGTGGCGCGGCGGTTCGATGCAGGCCTGCGCCAAGGCGCTGCTCGCCGCCGGTGAGACCGAGCGCGACCTGTACCTCTTCGACACCTACGAGGGCATGACCCCGCCCACCGAGGAGGACCTGCGCCTCGACGGCAAGTCCGCCGCGGAGCTGCTGGAGACGCAGGGGAAGGACCGTCCGATCTGGGCGGTCGCCTCCCTCGACGACGTCAAGTCCGGCTTCGAGAAGGTGCCGTACCCCAAGGAGCGCGTCCACTACGTCCAGGGAATGGTCGAGGAGACCGTCCCGCGCGAGGCGCCCGAGCGGATCTCCGTCCTGCGCCTCGACACCGACTGGTACGCCTCGACCAAGCACGAACTGGAGCACCTGTACCCGCGGTTGGCCAGCGGCGGCGTCCTGCTCATCGACGACTACGGCTACTGGCAGGGCTCGCGCCAGGCGGTCGACGAGTTCATGGACAAGACCGGCGAACGGCTGCTGCTTCTGCGCATGGACGAGGGCCGCATCGCCGTGAAGCCCTGA
- a CDS encoding methyltransferase domain-containing protein, whose protein sequence is MHQSAYEQMELCVEQYMPTGKRHRVVDLGARVSDGQTRTHKALLEGRDTEYVGVDVLDGRNVDAVMTKPYRIPVKSRSADFVISGQAFEHIPFFWATMLEIARVLKPEGIAFVTAPSRGHVHDAQDCWRYYPDGFRALAAYTRLELREAYTDFPPMNGIRHAYGKIDAKHAYWGDSVGVFQRPKNYPGLTMAFVRGTTNWWANRIGGVDGVPLPKPVEGRAECGRPKVVAPREGDEQSVSAASDTR, encoded by the coding sequence GTGCACCAGTCCGCGTACGAGCAGATGGAACTCTGCGTCGAGCAGTACATGCCCACGGGGAAGCGTCACCGGGTGGTCGACCTCGGGGCCCGGGTCTCCGACGGGCAGACCCGCACCCACAAGGCCCTGCTCGAAGGGCGCGACACGGAGTACGTGGGCGTCGACGTGCTCGACGGCCGCAACGTCGACGCCGTGATGACGAAGCCCTACCGCATCCCCGTGAAGTCCCGCAGCGCCGACTTCGTCATCTCCGGGCAGGCCTTCGAGCACATCCCCTTCTTCTGGGCGACGATGCTGGAGATCGCCCGCGTCCTGAAGCCGGAGGGCATCGCCTTCGTGACGGCTCCCTCGCGCGGCCACGTGCACGACGCGCAGGACTGCTGGCGCTACTACCCCGACGGGTTCCGCGCCCTGGCCGCGTACACCCGGCTCGAACTCCGCGAGGCCTACACGGACTTCCCGCCCATGAACGGCATCCGCCACGCCTACGGCAAGATCGACGCCAAGCACGCCTACTGGGGCGACTCCGTCGGCGTGTTCCAGCGGCCCAAGAACTACCCGGGCCTCACCATGGCCTTCGTGCGCGGAACGACCAACTGGTGGGCGAACAGGATCGGCGGGGTCGACGGCGTCCCGCTGCCCAAGCCCGTCGAGGGCCGCGCCGAGTGCGGCAGGCCGAAGGTGGTGGCGCCGCGCGAAGGGGACGAGCAGTCCGTTTCGGCGGCAAGTGACACCAGATGA
- a CDS encoding acyltransferase family protein: MTTALPRQTRPLPGPGTPDDPAPRVDSLTGMRFLAAFAVFVHHFTGLSAYGGVAHAPLLFPYSKLGATGVDFFFVLSGFLLTWGHRPGTRARLFYWRRFGRIWPAHLVATVPCVWVFYLWGGVPTDALSFVASLFLVQTWFPGVTPTFPGNGVAWTLSVEAFFYLLFPFAIRYVLRLRTRTLALLAVGGLIAMWALNWWTATHLSPFASEWIMRHPVTRLPEFGVGMACALALRRGHRLRLNPSVLFACFVAYAVIHSNRASLFGPYAAGQLTWALRSVAALFAVLFIAAYVQRELAGHRGWLRSRPMVLLGLWSYAFYLLHQTLNRLILDTWGRPQPENFAVFTLLGVGVTVVALSWAMFTYVEEPARKWCARRTPRRWRSCVDTR; this comes from the coding sequence ATGACGACGGCCCTCCCGCGGCAGACACGCCCCCTCCCCGGACCCGGCACCCCCGACGACCCCGCGCCCCGGGTCGACTCCCTCACCGGGATGCGCTTCCTCGCCGCCTTCGCGGTGTTCGTGCACCACTTCACCGGGCTCAGCGCGTACGGCGGCGTCGCCCACGCGCCGCTGCTCTTCCCGTACTCGAAGCTGGGCGCGACCGGCGTCGACTTCTTCTTCGTGCTCTCCGGCTTCCTGCTCACCTGGGGGCACCGCCCCGGCACCCGCGCCCGCCTCTTCTACTGGCGCAGGTTCGGCCGCATCTGGCCCGCCCACCTGGTCGCGACCGTGCCCTGCGTCTGGGTCTTCTACCTCTGGGGCGGCGTCCCGACGGACGCCCTCAGCTTCGTCGCCTCGCTGTTCCTCGTGCAGACGTGGTTCCCCGGCGTCACCCCGACGTTCCCCGGCAACGGCGTCGCCTGGACCCTCAGCGTCGAGGCGTTCTTCTACCTCCTCTTCCCGTTCGCGATCCGCTACGTCCTGCGCCTGCGCACCCGCACCCTGGCCCTGCTCGCCGTCGGCGGGCTCATCGCGATGTGGGCGCTCAACTGGTGGACCGCCACCCACCTTTCGCCCTTCGCCAGCGAATGGATCATGCGGCACCCGGTGACCCGCCTTCCGGAGTTCGGCGTGGGCATGGCCTGCGCCCTGGCCCTGCGCCGCGGACACCGGCTCCGCCTCAACCCGTCGGTGCTGTTCGCCTGCTTCGTCGCGTACGCCGTCATCCACAGCAACCGTGCCTCGCTGTTCGGCCCGTACGCGGCCGGCCAGCTCACCTGGGCCCTGCGGTCGGTCGCGGCCCTCTTCGCCGTCCTGTTCATCGCCGCCTACGTCCAGCGCGAACTGGCCGGACACCGCGGCTGGCTCCGCTCGCGCCCGATGGTGCTGCTCGGGCTCTGGTCGTACGCCTTCTACCTGCTGCACCAGACCCTCAACCGGCTGATCCTCGACACCTGGGGCCGCCCGCAGCCGGAGAACTTCGCGGTGTTCACGCTCCTGGGCGTCGGGGTCACCGTGGTCGCGCTGTCCTGGGCGATGTTCACCTACGTCGAGGAACCGGCGAGGAAGTGGTGCGCCCGGCGCACCCCGCGCAGGTGGCGCAGCTGTGTCGATACACGGTAA
- a CDS encoding stealth conserved region 3 domain-containing protein, protein MKITYLLGWGDEMGGTELATYTQAQHLADRHDVEVISVFRTRPEPFFPEARSLPVRYLVDRTASPERPVRGSRLDESACRTLAALPSELIKPSWESAFDRLSDIEMAAALTTLDTDVLVTTTPALMAAAVGLVPARVVTVHQEHRPTQRRGPSGEPLLLHAPRLDALVTLTDRTRDWIAESLGATAPELAVIPNAVPDGFRPRADGESKVIVMAARLTGEKRVDHAVRAFAEVADAYPDWTLRVFGGGHREQHLRRLIDGFGLQDRVELLGPCQDMAAEWAKAGLTLMTAGHNEAFPLVLLEALAAGVPVVAYDVLTGPAEIVRHRVDGLLVPPGEVRELAAAMSELMGDPETRRSYARAAREGVYARFSSTDVTARWQELYSRLVARRDAPERLDDRADRVALGVASGGSGFRPTTPYTLDAAPSGEERAREDEIAAADTSGLLIRSVGRLAERRDDILAPAMTDWNLELTATALESEDIPYVLVRTSGTAHTLAVADDERDGALKALAESLHGQPVYAELVHPRDAAPGVVLAERLDGIGEVAGVRIFKPVTTTTLSLRHGVGQSCTVAFWPRLAEDGTDARRAPFGTTLAGAELPSLTPTATLRVGDRTYPTLDVFSHVLIGDVDFPIDAVYTWVDDSDPEWRARRAAALGHPEDDSSPDHGAVRFRNRDELRYSLRSLAMYAPWIRHIYLVTAGQTPSWLDEDHPGITVIDHRDLFADPDTALPTFNSHSIESQLHRIEGLSEHFLYLNDDMFLGRPTTPETFFLSSGTARFFWSTASVPALPVSPDDEGYLAAAKNNRALLQREFGRTTTHSFFHAPYALHRSVLAELTERFPEELEATARSRFRSNSDLALVSSLHHHYAYLTRRAVPGSLAYDFVDIGSRADHARLGQLLQGRNKTAFCIGESPDSELTEEEMALAIRSFLTAYFPVRSPYERG, encoded by the coding sequence ATGAAGATCACGTACCTCCTCGGCTGGGGCGACGAGATGGGCGGCACCGAGCTGGCCACGTACACCCAGGCGCAGCACCTCGCGGACCGGCACGACGTCGAGGTCATCTCCGTCTTCCGGACCCGTCCCGAACCGTTCTTCCCCGAGGCCCGCAGCCTCCCCGTCCGCTACCTCGTCGACCGCACGGCGTCCCCCGAGCGCCCGGTGCGCGGCTCACGTCTGGACGAGTCCGCCTGCCGCACGCTTGCCGCGCTGCCCAGCGAACTGATCAAGCCCTCCTGGGAGTCCGCCTTCGACCGCCTCTCCGACATCGAGATGGCCGCCGCCCTGACCACCCTGGACACCGACGTCCTGGTCACCACGACGCCCGCCCTGATGGCCGCCGCCGTCGGGCTCGTCCCTGCCAGGGTCGTCACCGTGCACCAGGAGCACCGCCCCACCCAGCGCCGCGGCCCCTCCGGTGAACCCCTGCTCCTGCACGCGCCGCGCCTCGACGCCCTGGTCACGCTCACCGACCGCACCCGTGACTGGATCGCGGAGTCCCTGGGCGCCACCGCCCCCGAGCTCGCGGTCATCCCGAACGCCGTGCCGGACGGCTTCAGGCCGCGCGCCGACGGCGAGAGCAAGGTCATCGTCATGGCCGCGCGGCTCACCGGCGAGAAGCGCGTCGACCACGCCGTGCGGGCCTTCGCCGAAGTCGCCGACGCCTACCCCGACTGGACCCTGCGCGTCTTCGGCGGCGGCCACCGCGAGCAGCACCTGCGCCGCCTGATCGACGGCTTCGGCCTTCAGGACCGCGTCGAACTCCTCGGCCCCTGCCAGGACATGGCCGCCGAGTGGGCCAAGGCGGGGCTCACCCTGATGACGGCCGGGCACAACGAGGCGTTCCCGCTGGTGCTGCTCGAAGCGCTGGCCGCGGGTGTGCCCGTCGTCGCGTACGACGTCCTGACCGGGCCCGCCGAGATCGTCAGGCACCGCGTCGACGGGCTGCTCGTGCCGCCCGGCGAAGTGCGCGAACTGGCCGCCGCGATGAGCGAGTTGATGGGCGATCCGGAAACCCGGCGGTCCTACGCCCGCGCCGCCCGCGAAGGCGTCTACGCCCGCTTCTCCTCCACCGACGTCACGGCGCGCTGGCAGGAGCTGTACTCCCGGCTCGTGGCGCGGCGCGACGCCCCCGAGCGGCTCGACGACCGCGCGGACCGGGTGGCGCTCGGCGTCGCGTCCGGCGGGAGCGGCTTCCGCCCGACCACGCCGTACACCCTGGACGCCGCGCCCAGCGGCGAGGAGCGTGCTCGCGAGGACGAGATCGCCGCCGCCGACACCAGCGGCCTGCTCATCCGCTCGGTGGGCCGGCTGGCCGAGCGCCGCGACGACATCCTCGCGCCCGCCATGACGGACTGGAACCTCGAACTCACCGCCACCGCGCTGGAGTCGGAGGACATCCCCTACGTACTCGTCCGCACGTCCGGCACCGCGCACACCCTCGCCGTGGCCGACGACGAACGCGACGGCGCGCTCAAGGCACTCGCCGAGTCCCTGCACGGCCAGCCCGTCTACGCCGAGCTGGTCCACCCCCGCGACGCCGCCCCCGGAGTCGTGCTCGCGGAGCGGCTCGACGGCATCGGGGAGGTCGCGGGCGTCCGGATCTTCAAGCCGGTGACCACGACGACGCTCTCCCTGCGGCACGGCGTCGGGCAGTCCTGCACGGTGGCGTTCTGGCCGCGGCTCGCGGAGGACGGGACCGATGCCCGGCGCGCGCCCTTCGGCACCACGCTGGCCGGGGCGGAACTTCCCTCGCTGACGCCCACGGCCACCCTCCGGGTCGGCGACCGCACGTACCCCACGCTCGACGTCTTCTCCCACGTCCTCATCGGAGACGTCGACTTCCCCATCGACGCGGTCTACACCTGGGTCGACGACTCCGACCCCGAGTGGCGCGCACGCCGCGCGGCGGCGCTCGGCCATCCTGAGGACGATTCGTCGCCGGACCACGGGGCCGTCCGCTTCCGCAACCGTGACGAGCTGCGCTACTCGCTGCGCTCCCTGGCGATGTACGCGCCCTGGATCCGGCACATCTACCTCGTCACGGCGGGCCAGACGCCGTCCTGGCTGGACGAGGACCACCCGGGCATCACGGTGATCGACCACCGCGACCTCTTCGCCGACCCGGACACCGCGCTGCCCACCTTCAACTCCCACTCCATCGAGAGCCAACTGCACCGCATCGAGGGCCTGTCGGAGCACTTCCTCTACCTGAACGACGACATGTTCCTGGGCCGCCCCACCACCCCGGAGACCTTCTTCCTCAGCTCGGGCACCGCCCGCTTCTTCTGGTCGACGGCGTCCGTGCCTGCGCTGCCCGTGTCACCGGATGACGAGGGGTATCTGGCGGCGGCCAAGAACAACAGGGCGCTGCTGCAAAGGGAGTTCGGCCGGACAACCACCCACAGCTTCTTCCACGCCCCCTACGCCCTGCACCGCAGCGTCCTGGCGGAGCTCACCGAACGCTTCCCGGAAGAACTCGAAGCCACCGCACGCAGCCGCTTCCGCTCGAACAGCGACCTCGCCCTGGTGTCGTCCCTGCACCACCACTACGCGTACCTCACGAGGCGTGCCGTGCCGGGTTCCCTCGCGTACGACTTCGTGGACATCGGAAGCCGCGCCGACCACGCGCGTCTGGGCCAGCTGCTCCAGGGCCGCAACAAGACGGCCTTCTGCATCGGCGAGTCCCCGGACAGCGAACTGACCGAGGAGGAAATGGCCCTGGCCATCCGCTCGTTCCTGACGGCGTACTTCCCGGTCCGCTCCCCCTACGAGCGGGGCTGA